One genomic window of Dama dama isolate Ldn47 chromosome 7, ASM3311817v1, whole genome shotgun sequence includes the following:
- the LOC133059726 gene encoding BOLA class I histocompatibility antigen, alpha chain BL3-7-like isoform X1 — translation MRVLGPGTLLLLLSGILVLTETLAGCHSMRYFYTALSRPGLGEPRFITVGYVDDTQFVRFDSDAPDPRMVPRARWMEQEGPEYWDEETRVSKDKAQIFREGLNTLRGYYNQSEAGSHTLQRMSGCDVGPDGRLLRGYRQDAYDGRDYIALNEDLRSWTAADTAAQITKLKWEVAGVAESRRNYVEGECVEWLHRHLQNGKDTLLRADPPKAHVTHHPISDLEVTLRCWALGFYPEEISLTWQRNGEDQTQDMELVETRPSGDGTFQKWAALVVPSGEEQRYTCHVQHEGLQEPLTLRWEPPQTSFLTVGIIIGLVLLVVAVVTGAVIWRKKCSGERGRIYTQASSSDSARSSDVSLTVPKGETLESLDWKGDWGRGDTLGGRDL, via the exons ATGCGAGTCTTGGGGCCGGGAACGCTTCTCCTGCTCCTTTCGGGGATCCTGGTCCTGACCGAGACCCTGGCTG GCTGCCATTCCATGAGGTATTTCTACACCGCCTTGTCCCGGCCCGGCCTCGGGGAGCCCCGCTTCATCACCGTCGGCTACGTGGACGACACGCAGTTCGTGCGGTTTGACAGCGACGCCCCGGATCCGAGGATGGTGCCGCGGGCGCGGTGGATGGAGCAGGAGGGGCCCGAGTATTGGGATGAGGAGACGCGAGTCTCCAAGGACAAAGCACAGATTTTCCGAGAGGGCCTGAACACCCTGCGCGGCTACTACAACCAGAGCGAGGCCG GGTCTCACACCCTCCAGCGGATGTCGGGCTGCGACGTGGGGCCGGACGGGCGTCTCCTCCGCGGGTACAGGCAGGACGCCTACGACGGCAGAGATTACATCGCCCTGAACGAGGACCTGCGCTCCTGGACCGCGGCGGACACGGCGGCTCAGATCACCAAGCTCAAGTGGGAGGTGGCAGGCGTTGCGGAGAGCCGCAGGAACTACGTGGAGGGCGAGTGCGTGGAGTGGCTCCACAGACACCTGCAGAACGGGAAGGACACGCTGCTGCGCGCAG ACCCTCCAAAGGCACATGTGACCCATCACCCCATCTCTGACCTTGAGGTCACCCTGAggtgctgggccctgggcttCTACCCTGAGGAGATCTCACTGACCTGGCAGCGCAATGGGGAGGACCAGACCCAGGACATGGAGCTTGTGGAGACCAGGCCTTCAGGGGATGGAACCTTCCAGAAGTGGGCGGCCCTGGTGGTGCCTTCTGGAGAGGAGCAGAGATACACGTGCCATGTGCAGCACGAGGGGCTTCAGGAGCCCCTCACCCTAAGATGGG aaCCTCCTCAGACCTCATTCCTCACCGTGGGCATCATTATTGGCCTGGTTCTCCTCGTGGTGGCTGTGGTGACTGGAGCTGTGATCTGGAGGAAGAAGTGCTCAg GTGAAAGAGGACGGATCTACACCCAGGCTTCAA GCAGTGACAGTGCCCGGAGCTCTGATGTGTCTCTCACGGTTCCTAAAGGTGAGACCTTGGAGAGTCTAGATTGGAAGGGAGATTGGGGCAGAGGGGACACACTGGGTGGCAGGGATCTTTGA
- the LOC133059726 gene encoding BOLA class I histocompatibility antigen, alpha chain BL3-7-like isoform X3 yields the protein MRVLGPGTLLLLLSGILVLTETLAGCHSMRYFYTALSRPGLGEPRFITVGYVDDTQFVRFDSDAPDPRMVPRARWMEQEGPEYWDEETRVSKDKAQIFREGLNTLRGYYNQSEAGSHTLQRMSGCDVGPDGRLLRGYRQDAYDGRDYIALNEDLRSWTAADTAAQITKLKWEVAGVAESRRNYVEGECVEWLHRHLQNGKDTLLRADPPKAHVTHHPISDLEVTLRCWALGFYPEEISLTWQRNGEDQTQDMELVETRPSGDGTFQKWAALVVPSGEEQRYTCHVQHEGLQEPLTLRWEPPQTSFLTVGIIIGLVLLVVAVVTGAVIWRKKCSGERGRIYTQASSSDSARSSDVSLTVPKV from the exons ATGCGAGTCTTGGGGCCGGGAACGCTTCTCCTGCTCCTTTCGGGGATCCTGGTCCTGACCGAGACCCTGGCTG GCTGCCATTCCATGAGGTATTTCTACACCGCCTTGTCCCGGCCCGGCCTCGGGGAGCCCCGCTTCATCACCGTCGGCTACGTGGACGACACGCAGTTCGTGCGGTTTGACAGCGACGCCCCGGATCCGAGGATGGTGCCGCGGGCGCGGTGGATGGAGCAGGAGGGGCCCGAGTATTGGGATGAGGAGACGCGAGTCTCCAAGGACAAAGCACAGATTTTCCGAGAGGGCCTGAACACCCTGCGCGGCTACTACAACCAGAGCGAGGCCG GGTCTCACACCCTCCAGCGGATGTCGGGCTGCGACGTGGGGCCGGACGGGCGTCTCCTCCGCGGGTACAGGCAGGACGCCTACGACGGCAGAGATTACATCGCCCTGAACGAGGACCTGCGCTCCTGGACCGCGGCGGACACGGCGGCTCAGATCACCAAGCTCAAGTGGGAGGTGGCAGGCGTTGCGGAGAGCCGCAGGAACTACGTGGAGGGCGAGTGCGTGGAGTGGCTCCACAGACACCTGCAGAACGGGAAGGACACGCTGCTGCGCGCAG ACCCTCCAAAGGCACATGTGACCCATCACCCCATCTCTGACCTTGAGGTCACCCTGAggtgctgggccctgggcttCTACCCTGAGGAGATCTCACTGACCTGGCAGCGCAATGGGGAGGACCAGACCCAGGACATGGAGCTTGTGGAGACCAGGCCTTCAGGGGATGGAACCTTCCAGAAGTGGGCGGCCCTGGTGGTGCCTTCTGGAGAGGAGCAGAGATACACGTGCCATGTGCAGCACGAGGGGCTTCAGGAGCCCCTCACCCTAAGATGGG aaCCTCCTCAGACCTCATTCCTCACCGTGGGCATCATTATTGGCCTGGTTCTCCTCGTGGTGGCTGTGGTGACTGGAGCTGTGATCTGGAGGAAGAAGTGCTCAg GTGAAAGAGGACGGATCTACACCCAGGCTTCAA GCAGTGACAGTGCCCGGAGCTCTGATGTGTCTCTCACGGTTCCTAAAG TGTGA